The Kocuria turfanensis genome contains the following window.
CGGGCGAGCCGGGACCGGTGCCGGACCCGCCCGCGCGGACCGATCAGGGGGTGGGCATCCCGCCGGTCGCGGCGAGGGTTTCGCCGCTGACGTAGCTGGACTCCTGGGAGGCCAGGAACACGTAGGCCGGCGCCATCTCCGCGGGCTGGCCCGGCCTGCCCAGCGGGGACTCGGAGGCGCCGAACTCGGGCAGCTTCTCCGGGGGCTGTCCGCCCACGACCTGCAGCGGCGTCCACACCGGGCCCGGCGCCACGACGTTGACCCGGATGCCCTTGGGCGCCAGCTGGGCGGCCAGGGACTTGCTGAAGCCGTTGATCGCGTATTTCGTGGAGGCGTAGTCCAGCAGGATCGGGGCCGGCTGGTAGCCCTGGATCGAGGAGGTGTTGATGATCGCCGCGCCGGGGGGCATGTGCGGCACAGCGGCCTTGCACAGCCAGAACATGGCGTAGACGTTGGTCTTGTAGGTCTCGTCGAACTGCTCGTCGGTCAGCTCCAGGATGTCCGGGCAGTACTGCTGCTTGCCGGCGATGTTGGCCAGGACGTCGATCCCGCCCAGCTCGGCCACGGCGGTGGCGATCAGCTGCTCGCAGTAGGCCTTGTCGGTGACGTCCCCGGGCACGGCCACGGCACGCCGCCCGGCGGCCTCGACGAGCTCCACGACCTCACGGGCGTCCGGCTCCTCCTCCGGGAGGTAGGACAGGACGACGTCGGCGCCCTCCCGGGCGTAGGCGATCGCCGTGGCGCGGCCGATGCCGGAGTCGGCACCGGTCACCACCGCCCTGCGGCCCTCGAGCCGCCCGGAGCCGCGGTAGGAGGACTCACCGGAGTCGGGCTTCGGCCGCATCTGCTGCTGCAGGCCCGGCCCCTCCTGCTGCTGCTCGAAGCTGTCGTCGGGACCGGGGTACTGCTTCGTGGGATCCTGCATCGTGTACTGATCGGACATGGGATTCCTTCCGCGGAACTGGATCGTAAGACTGCTTTCGATCTACGCTGGCACTCTCTTGTAGAGGTGTCAACATGGGGGGTCGGATGTCCAGCGCATGCCCAGGAACGCCGGTGGAGTCGCCGGCCGGCGGGGAGTCGGCGCCGTGACGGGCTCTCCCGGCGCGACTCCGCCGGTGGGCGGGCCGTCCGGCGTCCCGCCCGCCCAGGACGCCCAGGAACTCGCCCGCCTGGCGGCCCTGCACGAGCTCGGCCTGCTGGACACCGCCCCCGAGGAGCGCTTCGAGCGGATCGTGTCCCTGGCCCGCCTGGTCTTCCAGGTGCCCGTGGCCGCCATCGCGCTCGTCGACGCGGACCGGCAGTGGGTCAAGGCCGCCTCCGGGCTGGATGCCGGGGTCTCGGTGCCCCTCCGGTACTCGCCGTGCCACTACACGGTCCAGCAGCCGGGTGCCCTGGTCCTGGAGGACACCGCACGCGGGACCCGGGCGGTGGACACCACGGTGGTGCGCCAGGGGATGCGCTTCTACGCGGGGCAGCCGCTGCGGGCGCGCACGGGGGAGCGGGTCGGGTCGCTGTGCATCATGGACGCCGTGCCGCGGGCGTTCAGCGCGGACGAGCAGGAGGTCCTCGCCCAGTTCGGGCAGCTCGTGGAGCGGGAGCTGGCCGCCACCGGCGAGCTCGCGGCCGCCGGGGCCGCGCAGCGGGTGCTGCTCCCCGCGGGATCCGTGGGGGTGCCCGGGTACGAGCTGGCCGGCCGGTGCACACCGGCCCGGCGCGCCGGCGGGAGCTATTTCGACTGGGCCGCCGAGGACGGGCGGGTCCAGCTCGAGGCCGCCGACGTCCTCGGCGCCGAGACCGCGTCCGCGGCGGTCACCTCCGGTCTGCGCGCGCTGCTGCGGGCCACGGGTCCGGGGCGCCCCCGGCGCCGGCCGGTCGAGCGGACGGTCGAGCGGTCGTCGGTAGGGGCGCCGGCCGCGGCCGACGGCGCCGGGGCCTTCGTCACGGCCTTCGCGGCGACGCTGGAGGCGGCCGGCGGCACCCTGGTCTACGTCCTGGCGGGGTACGGCGCGGCCCTGGTCCTCGGCGCCGACGGCGGCGTGCGACGGCTGGCCGGCTCGGGGCCGGCCCTGGGGCTGTCGCCGGCCTACGGCTCCGGGTGGGACGTGCGCACGGCCGCGCTGGACCCGGGGGAGACCCTGCTGGTGCTCACCGACGGGTTCCTCGGCCTGAGCCCGGACGCGCAGCCGGCCGGGGGCCTGGACGCGGTCGCCCGGCGCTATCCGGGCGGCATCGGGGCCGACGAGGCGGTGGACCTGGCCACGGCGTGGGCCGTGACCGAGGGGCACCCCATCGACCTCACCGTCCTCGCCCTCCACCGTCTGCCCGCGCCGTCCCCGTCATCGGGGCCGGGGAGCGGCTGACGGGCCCCGCCCCGTCCCGGGACGGGGGCCGGTGCGGACGTCCTCAGCCGACGAGCGCGGGACCGCTGCTGGCGCCGATCCGGGAGGCACCCGCCTCGATCAGCGCGAGGGCGTCCTCGCGGGTGCGGATCCCTCCGGAGGCCTTGACCCCGATGTCCGGGCCCACGGTCTCGCGCATGAGCCGGACGTCCTCCACGGTGGCGCCGGCGGTCGAGAAGCCGGTGGAAGTCTTCACGTAGTCGGCGCCGGCGGCCACGGCGGCCCGGCAGGCGAGCACCTTCTGCTCGTCGTCCAGCAGGCACGTCTCGATGATGACCTTCAGCGCGGCCCCGCCCGCGTGCGCGGCCTCGGCGACCGCCGCGATGTCCCGCTCGAGGATCTCGGCCTCGCCGGCCCGCGCGGCGGCGATGTCGATGACCATGTCGATCTCCTGGGCGCCGGCGGCCACGGCCGTGGCGGTCTCGAAGGCCTTGACCTCCTTGGCGGACGCGCCCAGGGGGAAGCCGACGACGACGCACGTCAGCACGTCGCTGCCCGCGAGCTGCTCCCGCACGAAGCCGGCCCACAGCGGGTTGGTGCACACCGAGGCGAAGCCGTACTGCTTGGCCTCCGCGCACAGGGCGGCGATCTGCTCCCGCGACGCCTCGGGCTTGAGCAGCGTGGAGTCGATGTAGGAGGCGAGCTGGGGGGTGGTCACGGGCGGCCTTTCGACGGTCGAGCGGGTCGCGCCCAGCCTACCGGCCGCACCCGCCGTGTCCTGCTGCCCGGCATCTCCGGCCGGGGACGGTCAGCGCTGACCGGGCTCCTCGGACGCATCGGCCGGGCGGGCGAGGGCGTCCGTGAGCTGCTTGAGCATCGCGCCCATCCGGAACCGCTCGGGCACCAGCGGGGAGAGCCCCAGCTCCTCGAGGGGGGCGGCGGTGACGGGGCCGACGGTCGCGGCGAGCATGCCCCGGCGGAACGCTGCCAGCAGCTCCTCGTGCAGCCCGAGCTCCTCTGCGGTGCTGAACAGCGCGTCCACGGCCGGGGCGGCGGTGAACGTGACCGCGTCGACCCGCCCGGCGGCGGCCTCGCGCACCAGCACCGGCACCTGCCCGGCGTCGTCGGCGGAGGCCCAGCGGTAGGGGGTCACGGTCAGCACCCGGGCGCCGGCGTCGGTGAGCCGACGCCGCTGGGCGGCGTCGGCGATCCCGTGCAGCTGCAGGCCGATCGTGCGCCCGGAGAGGTCGCCGTCGTGCTCGGCCAGCACCAGGTCCACGAGTCCCTGGGTGGTCTCGTCGGCGGACATCCCCGCGTCCTCGAGACCCAGCCCGCGCACCGCGCCGCGGCCCTTCGGCCCGCGCACGTAGACGGCGGCCTCGTGCAGGCACAGCAGCAGCTCGGCGTCGAAGCCCTGGGCCTCGGCGGCGTCGTGCCACCGGCGCAGCCCGTAGCCGGTGGTGAGCAGGACCAGGTCCGGGCGGGCCTCGAACAGCGCCCGCGAGGCCGCCGCGAGCCCGGCGTCCTCGCCGACCGGCTCGACCTTCAGCGCCGGGGCGTGGATCACCCGGGCGCCGCGCCGTTCGAGCGCGGCGATCTGGTCCTCGGAGCGGCGGTGCGCGGTGACACCCACCACCCGCCCCGCCAGCGGCAGCTCCTCAGCAGCCATGGGCGGTCACCTCGGCGAGGAACGCGTCCCGTTCCGCGGTCGCGAGCCGCACCACGGGTCCGATGACGACGACGGCGGGGGAACCGCAGCCGGCCGCCGCGGTGTCCTTGACCGCACGGGCGAGGGTCGTGATCGTGGAGCGCTGCCGGTCGGTGAAGCCGCGCTCCACCACGGCCAGCGGCGTGGCGGGGTCCGCGCCGGAGCGGACGAGGCCGGCCACGAGGTGGGGGAGCGTGGCCACGCCCATGAGTACCACCAGCGTCCCGCCGGAGGCGCCGAGGCCGGCGAAGTGGGCGAGCTCGGCCTCGGAGAACGGGACGTGGCCGGAGGCGACGGTGAACATCCGGGAGACCTCGCGGAAGGTCACGGGGATCCCGGCGGCCCCGGGCACGGAGACCGCGCTGGTGATCCCGGGGACCACGTCCACCGGGATGCCGTGGGCCGCGCACGCGGCGAGCTCCTCGCCGCCGCGGCCGAACACGTAGGGGTCGCCGCCCTTGAGCCGCACCACGGACCGGCCGGCCAGGGCGTGCTCGACCATGAGCTCCTGGATCCGGGACTGCGGGACCGGGTGGTGGCCCGGGGTCTTGCCCACCGGGACGATCTCGGCGCCCGGGGCCGCGGCCGCCACGGCGCCCGCGGGGGCGAGGCGGTCCACGAAGACGACGTCGGCGTCCTGGAGGGCGGTCACGGCGCGCACCGTGAGCAGGTCGTCGGCACCGGGGCCCCCGCCGACCAGGGTCACCCGTCCGCCGGTCCGGGCCGAGGGCTCCTGGACGACCGGCACGCGGGCTCCGGCCTCGCGCAGCGCGTCCCGCCAGCGCTGGGCGGCGGGGCCGACGACCACGGCGAGAGCGGCCCCGGCGACGTCGGAGGCGGACAGCCGGGCGGGGTCGGCCACGGCGCGGACGTCGGCGCCGGCCGAGGCGTACCGGTGGTGGGCGCGGCGGGCCTCGTGCGGATCACCGAGGACGAGCACCGGGACGTCGGTGAGGTCTGCGGTCAGGAGCATGGGGTCCTCCAGGGGGAGAGCGGGGGTCGGGGCACCACGCATGCCATGGTGGGCCCCCTACCAGAGTGGGACATCCGTGTTACGGCGCCGTTGCACCGTGACGTCCCGTGACGGAACCTGCCCGTCCCGCCCCTCGATCATAGGCTGGGAGCATGACGACCTCCGACGCCCCCGTCCTGCTGGCCTGCGCCCACGGCACCCGGTTCCCGGCCGGGCGCACGGCCGTGAACCGTCTCGTGGACGCCGTCGCCGCGCAGCTGCCCGGCACCGAGGTGGTGCCCACGTGGGTGGACGTGCAGGCCCCGGACCTGGCCGCCCGCACCGAGGAGTACGCCGGGCGCCCGGCCGTGGTGGTGCCGCTGCTGCTCTCCGCCGGCTACCACGTCTACGTGGACGTGGCCGAGGCGGTGGCCGCCGACGAGCTCCACCGGGTCTCCGCCGCCCTCGGCCCGGACCGGGCGCTGGCCCGGCTGCTGGCCCGGCGGGTGCACGAGGCGTGCGGGGCCGCCGGCGCCCCGCTGGGGGAGCGCGACGCCGTGGTGCTGGCCACGGCCGGTTCCTCGGACCGCCGCGCGGTGGTCGACTGCGCCGCGGTGGCGGATCTGCTGGGGGAGGAGCTGGGCCGGCCCGTGACCGTGTCCTACCTGGCCGCCGCGCGTCCCCGGGTGACAGAAGCGGTGGTCTCCGCCCGGGCCGGCCTGGCGGAGGGGGGCCGCGTCGTCGTCGCCAACTACCTGCTGGCCCCCGGCTACTTCCTGGACCTCTCGCGCGCCGCCGGCGCCGACGTGGACACCGAGCCGCTGGCCGTGCCGGAGGGGGAGGTCCCGCCCGAGCTCGTCGACGTGGTGGTCTCCCGCTACCGCTCGGTGGCGTGACCTGCTTCCTGCAGGCGAGGCCTGCAGGAAGCAGGTCCACGGCCGGCTCGCTCCGTCAGCGGTTCAACTGGAAGATGTACCAGTCCTGCTCTGACCACTGCCGAACGGGGAAAGGCTCGGCCGCGAGGTCGTAGTGTGGGCTGCCGATGACTGCTTCCTGCAGGACAGCAAGCTGAGCATCCTCGGTGGGGTTTCCTGTGCTGCCCGAGCGCCACACGATCATTTCGAAGGCGCGGTTCTCCACGGCATTCCGGATGGCTCCGGGCCCGCTGTCGAACAGGCCGTAGTGCTCCACCCACTGGATGTCCGGAAACTCGTCCCGGGTGTAGAAGCTCAGCGGTAGCGATTGTGTGGACAGGTACCGGCCGGGAGGCGAGTCCTCGGCCATGAGCGACACCACACGTTCCACATTGGGCCACTCGTAGTGCATGGTGTGGGAGCGGGCCAGCCCGGAGACCAACAAGATCCACATGATGGCCGCCAGCAGAATTCCTCGCAGCGACGGTCTCGCCAGTTCGGCCAACGCCCGGCCCGCCAGCGGGGCAAGGAAGAGCGCCGAATATGCCATGTGCTTCTCGAAGGACACGGCTTCGCCGAGATGCAGTTGACCCACCAGCAGACCGGAAGCGCCGGCGAAAAGCGCAAGGACGAAGAGCGACGATCTCAGTGACCGCGCCACCAGCAGACCCCCCAGCACGGCCAGGGCGGCTGACAGGCCGATGTCCTGGGCCACATAGCCGAGCAGCTGTGACAGTGGAGCCGGGCTGAGTGCCTCGCGTCCGGTCGTGGTGAAGAGGATGCCTTCGCGGACTTCCTCACCCCACAGGGCGTACAGGCCGGCGAGAACAGCCGCAGCCACCAGAGCGGTGGTCACGGTGCGGAGCAGACGATTCGCGGCCTTCTGCTGCGGATCCCCGAAAAGCACTGCGGCCAGCACCACCGGGAGGAACGCTGCTCCGGTGTACTTGACGATCGCCGCTGCGGCGACGGCCACCCCAGCCAGTGCGGCCGAACTCCGCGAACTTCGAGTCACTCCGAGCCATATACCCACTGACAGGAGACAGAGGCAGAGGGCGTCGAAGGTAGCCAGGGCAGAGGTGTACACGACCGGACCCGTCACCGCGAAAGTGAAACCGGCCAGATTGCCGGCCGCCTGGCCGTACAGGTACTTGGAGGTGTCCCGAACGCACAACATCGTCACCACGACGCAGCCCAGGCTGAACGCACGGACCAGGGGGAGGCCCCCGACATATTGCAGGAGCCCCGCCAGGACCGGATAGGCCACCGGAACTCCCGAGAAGAAGGATCCGTAGTCGATCACGGGAGCCCCGGTCAGCCAGTGCGCAAGGATTTCTTGGCCTGCGAGAACATAGAGCGCTTCGTCCTGGAACGCCGTGTTGCCCAGTCGGAGGGACAGCAGCCCCTGGACAGTGACCAGGAGAAGAAGAGGGAAGTGTTGGATCCACCGATCTGCTCGTGGGCGGAGGCGTGTGGGGAGTACGGATGCCAGAGCCAGCCGCCAGACGGGCGCGTCCACTGTCCCGGCGATCGTGGAGGTGCTCACGCCGCATTCTCCTTGACCAGCCGGCTCTCGAGCCCGACGTGGCTGTCAGACCTCGACTGTCCATCGGGAACCAGAAGGAGAGAGGCCGGCCAGGGCTTGACTCCAAGAGCCACGAGGACCACGGGAACGAAAACGTAGACGTTCGCCAGGAGGAACAGCCCGGCCGCCCACCATCCTGCCAGCGTGAACTCCGGCTGGCCGAGCCGCCAGACGAAGGCGGCGATGACCAGTACCTGTGTCGTGCCGAGGTAGGCAACAATCAGCCGGCGCACTCGCCCGGCCAGAGGCGCGGCCTTCGTCCTGCCATGTGAGGGGACCCACTCGGACACCGTGCCGGAGAAGACGTCGATGATGGCGACGATGTGGGCGAAACTGTAGATCGCCTGTACCCGGAGGACGTCGAGGCGCCACGACGAGTTCATCAGTCTCGGGTAGACCACGAGCCAGAGCACGGCTGTGCCCAACAGCGGCAACATGTTCCAGGGGTGCATGTGCTGGGGGAAGAAAAGCGCCATGATCAGCACTGGCAGCGGAGCGAGCAAAGCGTTCATGGCCGTGGTCACGTAGTAGATGAAGCCGCTCCAGAAGCTCAGACGCTGGTGCAGGGTCAACGTCTCCTGGCGGTGGAAACCGGAGTCCTTGACAAGTTCCATGGATCCCTCGCACCAGCGGTACTGCTGCGCAATGAACCCATCGATGTCGTCGGGGCAGATGCCCTGGGTCACGTTGACCGGCACGAATCGAACGCGGTAGTCCGCGCCGTCCATGTGGATGCCGGTGAAGATGTCCTCGGAGTGGGCGATCCTCGGGAAACCTCCGATGCACTCGAGGGCCGCCCTCCGATAGAGGGCCGACGTGCCGCAGCAGACCGCCGCATCCACCGCGTCCCGGCTCACTTGGATGAATCGGTAGAAGATCTCCTGCGTGGCCCCCGCTCCGCGCTCGAGCCAATTCTTCGACAAGGGGGTTGCGAAGTACTGCGGGCTCTGGACTATGCCGATCTGCGGATCGTCCATGTAGGGCGCCAACTCCGTCAAGGCGTCCGGGCGCGGTACGAAATCTGCGTCGAGAATGAAGATCAGATCGCCGTCCGAGCGGTCGAACGCGTAACGCAGATTGCCGGCCTTCTTGAACTCCGACCCAGGCCGCGCGATGTACTTGAAGCCATGCGCCGAGGCGGCGGCACGGACTTCCGATCGGTCCATGTCGTCCAGCACGTAGACGTCGACCCGCCCGGGATATTCGAGTCGGGCGACGTAGCGGTACGTATTGTTGAGGATTTCCAAGGGCTCACCGGCGGTGGGCAGGAAGACGTCGACAGAAGGAACGCGGTCCGGCCGCCAGCTCATGCATCGACGACGATGCTCCGCTTCGGTCGTTCGGCGTCGGAACGTCGAAGTGCGCAGTCCGACGAGTGTTTCCACCGCGAGAAGAGCCAGCGGGACGAGGAAGATCAATGTCCAGTACGTCATCGTCGCAAAACCCGCGAGACTCACGGCCAGGCCCGCGAATGCGCCTGCATGGGCGACGAAGAACCAACGATGCTGTGGGCCCCTGAGGTAGTTGTACTTCTCTTGATCATCGGGTGGCGACACAATGATGTCGACGGACGAAGTGCTCGTCATATCAGTCCTAACGCGTCCAACGGTGACAGCGGATTAGGAGGGTGACGGAGTCCGATGAGCGTGCGTGCACTGATCATGGCCGGTCGACGCGAAGGTTCCCCCCGGAACCTTCGGCGTGGTGTCATCGATGTCGTGGACGATCGGATGACGTGCCTCTGAGAGCGCGAATGCACTGTCAGATGAAATCCCCCCGAGGTGCAAGGGTGGCAGGCGAGGGCAGTGCTCGGCCACGGTGAAGATTGTCACAACCTCGGCTTTTTATGATTACTCACATATTTGTACCGGCGGCGAGCATGCTGACCGCGGCCCGGAGCGAGCCGGGTGCCGCAATGATGATGCGTCATCAGCCCAGGTCGTGTGGGGGTAGTGCGAAATTTGTCCCCCGAATGGTGGTATGGACGGCGCTCGGTGCTTCGTGCGTGACCAAGTGTGTCAACGGAGCGGTTGCGCTAGGGGGGCCACTTCTGCTGGGCCCCGCAACGTGGTCCTGTACCACCCCACATCACCAGCACCTCTCGAGCCGACCTCTTCGAGGTGCTGTCGAGCCGCCTCTTCCCTCAGGGACGCAACGATGCGACTGCCTCTCGGTAGGCAGCGAGTGCTTCCTGGGACGAGTCGACCTGCCAGTTGTGTTCCTTGTCGGTGTGGAACCAGATGGCACTCTCCACGTCCGGCTGGTTCACCAGATAGTCGAAGAGTTGGCGGATCCACTCCGCTTTCGACTGCCACGGTTCGAGGCCTTCGGAGCTGGCCGTCTCCGTCACCACGATCGGGTGCGCACCCCGGAGGTCGCGTAGCTCCTTGAGGCCCGCACCGAAGAGTTCTTCGGGCGCGGTCCACCCCGAGTTCGTGGACGCCCAGTTGTAGCCGTCGATTCCCAGGAGGTCCACGGCTCCGGGGCCCGGGAAAAAATCCTCGAAGGATGCATGGTCTGATGTGTCGTCGGGGGCCCATGGGATGTTGGGTGCCCAGCACCAGCGCACGCTGGACGCTCCCGCAGCAGCGAAAATGCTGCGCACGTGGTGCCACGCCCGGACATACTGGCGCGGCGTGTTGCCCTGGACGCCGAATCCCCAGGGGTACCAGTTCCCGTTCATCTCGTGGGCAAAACGCAGGACGACATCGCGGTTCCAGGAGGCCAGTGCTTCACCCCATGTCCGGATGTGGTTGTCGTGGTCCCCGGCAAGAATGCGCGCCAGGCTGAACTGTGATTGGTCGGTGGCCGCCACAGGAGATCCTGGGTGTGGAGCATGCCAAGGCTCCCAGGTCAGAACGGGGACAGCACCCGCTGCCAAGGTTGCATCCAGTTCGAGGAGCGGTGGCGCAGCGATGGTCCAGTCGCAGAAGAGCAGGATCCATTGCGGTGAGGACCCGATCAGGTCCTCGTATGCGCGGAGCGCTGCTTCGTCTGCGGGACCTTCCGTCAGGTAGACGCCATGCTCGAGGGGACGGGTCCGGGGCTGGACGGGCAGCGTGGTGCTCGGAGACTTGGGCTCGGCGCAGGCGGTGAGTACGGACAGCGCCGCGGCCCATGTCAGGACGGAGCGACGCGATACGTGCAACGAACGGCGGGTGGGCAGTGCGCCGGTCGACATGGTCTGCCGTGGCGGCTGATCTCGCATCATGTTCGAGCCACCTTAGCAACACCGTGCGGCTGACCGGTCGGGACCGAGGGTGAGCTGATCGCCGATGCGGGGCGGGGGTCGCTCTTGAGCGGTGTGGTCCATGAGGTCCCGCCCGGGCTCGTCGACGTGGTGGTCTCCCGCTACCGCTCGGTGGTGGACCCGCCTCCTGCGGGCGAGGCCTGCAGGAGGCAGGTCCACGGTCGGCTCGCTCCGTCAGCGGTCCAGCTGGAAGATGTACCAGTCCTCGTCGAGCCAGCCCTCCACCGGGAAGGGGTCGGCGATGAGTTCGTAGTGGGGGCTGTCTAGCGCAGCCTCCCGCATCGCTTCCATCTGCGCGCCGATCCGGGAATTGCCGGAGCTGTCCGCCGACACGATGATCATCTCGTAGGTGCGCTCGTTCACGGCTTTCTCCACGGCCTCGAGATCTGCCGCCGCCAGGTCGTAGTGGCCCGACCACTGGACCTGAGGGTGATCCGGTTTGGTGTAGTAGCCCAGCGTCAACGACTGCGTGGAGAAGTACTGGCCGGGACGCAGATCCTGGGCCTCGACTTCTGCCAGCACGCGCTCCATGTTCGGCCACTCGTACATGGCGTGGGAGCGGGTCACGCCGGAGACCATCAGCGCGCCCATGAGCATCACCAGGAGGATCACCTGCTCCGTGGGCTTCGCAAGGGCCGCCAGCGCCCGGCCTGCCAAGGGCGCCAGGAACAGGGCCGAGTACGCCATGTGCTTCTCGAAGGACACGGCTTCTCCCAGATACATCTGGCTCAGCACCAGCCCGGAACCACCGGCGAAAAGACCCAGGAGGAAGAGGGTCGACCGGAGGGACTGGGTCACGAAGACGCCACCGAGCAGCGCCAGCACGACCAGCAGGCCGATGTCCTTCACCACGTAGTCGAGCAGCAACGAGAGCGGGGCAGCATCGAGCGCCTCACGGCCGGTCGTGGTGAAGAAGATGCCCTCGTGCACTCTCTCGCCCCACAGGACGTACAGGACGATGAGCGTGGTCACTGTCACCAGGGCTGCGATCCCCATCCGCAGGAGTGCCTTCGTCCCGGTCTGCCGGCGCGCGGCCAGCAGCGCCACGCCCAGCACGACCGGGATGAACGCCGCGCCGGTGTACTTCACCACCGCTGCCCCGGCGAGCGCGAGCCCGGCCAGCAGGGACGAGGTGACCGACGTCCGGGTCAGTCCGAGCCAGAGGGCGACAGCCAGGAGCATCAGGCAGAGTGCGTCGAAGGTCGCCAGGGTGCTGACCAGCACCACGGGACCCGTGACCGCGAAGGCGAAGCCCGCCAGGTCGCCGGTTGTCCGGTCGAACAGCTGCGCAGTGATTGCCCGGACACAGAGCATCGTGACGACGATGCAGGCCAGGCTGAACGCCCGCACCAGCTCCAGTCCGCCGACCTCGTCCAGCAGTCCAGCCAGGACCGGATAGGCTGCCGGCGCGCCCGAGAAGTAGGACCCCAGTTCCACCACGTAGGCACCGGTCCTCCAGTGCTCGAGCAGGTCCCGGCCGGCCTGCACGTAAAGTGCCTCGTCCTCGAACGCCGTGTTGCTGAGGCGCAAGGACAGCAGCACCTGGAGCAGGACCAGGAAGGGCAGCGCCAGCCGCTCGGTCCATCGGCTCGCCGTTGTCCGCACGTGGTCGGGAAACAGCGGGGCGTTCGAGCGCCCCGGTGTGGGCGGTTCAGCTGGCCGTGCGATCTGTGACGTGCTCACGATGTGGTCTCCTCCAACAGGTCTTCTGGCCGGCCGTAGGTCACCGGTTGCTTCTTCGGGTGGCAGAGGGGACGCCCCTCTGTCCGTCGGGTGGCGGGAAGAGACGGCCCTGCAGGGTCGTTTTGTACGTCATCTCGGTCCTCAGGGCTCCCACGGTCGTGTGCGGTTTGCGGTTCACGGAGTGACGGGCTCCTGCGGGAAAAGGGACAGTGCTTCCGACCGCGGGGGGCGACAGCTCCCACGGGCCACGCGAAGTGCCAAGTCTTGAGTCGC
Protein-coding sequences here:
- a CDS encoding glycoside hydrolase family 26 protein, translated to MMRDQPPRQTMSTGALPTRRSLHVSRRSVLTWAAALSVLTACAEPKSPSTTLPVQPRTRPLEHGVYLTEGPADEAALRAYEDLIGSSPQWILLFCDWTIAAPPLLELDATLAAGAVPVLTWEPWHAPHPGSPVAATDQSQFSLARILAGDHDNHIRTWGEALASWNRDVVLRFAHEMNGNWYPWGFGVQGNTPRQYVRAWHHVRSIFAAAGASSVRWCWAPNIPWAPDDTSDHASFEDFFPGPGAVDLLGIDGYNWASTNSGWTAPEELFGAGLKELRDLRGAHPIVVTETASSEGLEPWQSKAEWIRQLFDYLVNQPDVESAIWFHTDKEHNWQVDSSQEALAAYREAVASLRP
- a CDS encoding ArnT family glycosyltransferase, translating into MSTSQIARPAEPPTPGRSNAPLFPDHVRTTASRWTERLALPFLVLLQVLLSLRLSNTAFEDEALYVQAGRDLLEHWRTGAYVVELGSYFSGAPAAYPVLAGLLDEVGGLELVRAFSLACIVVTMLCVRAITAQLFDRTTGDLAGFAFAVTGPVVLVSTLATFDALCLMLLAVALWLGLTRTSVTSSLLAGLALAGAAVVKYTGAAFIPVVLGVALLAARRQTGTKALLRMGIAALVTVTTLIVLYVLWGERVHEGIFFTTTGREALDAAPLSLLLDYVVKDIGLLVVLALLGGVFVTQSLRSTLFLLGLFAGGSGLVLSQMYLGEAVSFEKHMAYSALFLAPLAGRALAALAKPTEQVILLVMLMGALMVSGVTRSHAMYEWPNMERVLAEVEAQDLRPGQYFSTQSLTLGYYTKPDHPQVQWSGHYDLAAADLEAVEKAVNERTYEMIIVSADSSGNSRIGAQMEAMREAALDSPHYELIADPFPVEGWLDEDWYIFQLDR